ATGCCATCCACTTTGGTGGCCTTCAGAATCACCTCGGCGCCAATTTCATTGGCGCGCAGCGCCGCGGCGGTATCGGTAGAGAAATACGGGTTGCCGGTGCCGCCGCCAAAAATAACCACGCGCCCTTTTTCCAAATGCCGTACGGCACGGCGGCGGATGAAGGATTCGGCAACTTGGGAAACAGTGATGGCGCTTTGCACACGGGTGGGCACGCCGATTTTTTCCAAGCCATCCTGTAATGCGAGTGCGTTGATGATGGTCGCCAGCATCCCCATGTAATCCCCGGTGGTGCGATCAATGCCCCGCTCGCTCCCTTGCAAACCGCGAAAAATATTGCCGCCCCCGATGACGACGACCATCTGGACGCCCATGTCACGCACCGCCTTGATCTGTTGCGCAAATTCATGGATGCGGACCGGGTTAAAGCCGGCACCGTGTTCATCGCCCATGGCTTCACCAGAGAGTTTCAGCAGAATGCGGCGATACTTAGGTTGAATTTTTGTTGCACGTTTCATGAACGGGTTCAGTTGTACCAACCAGCGCGCCGTTCGTCAAATGCCAAACGCGCAGCGAAATTCAAATGGCAAACTAGTATCAAGCAGGTGCATGGGGGCTCATAATCAAAATTAAGCGGTGTGCGGTGGGGCGGTAACGCTTCATGCATTCGTAGGATACACTCGACCTCTGCAAGAAAGAGAGCAGCGGACACATTGCTGCATCCGCTGCAACCCAAACAACCAAACGCCCCCTTTTTCTGCGTTTGCGCAGACTCCTCGTCAACTGCCGATGAGAATCAGCAGTTAGCGTTCGAAAAAATAATTACCAGAACCGGTTCATTTGTTCAATTAAATAATGCAATTTATGCTTATTTCTATGTAATCTAAGTCCTACTTTGTAACACATTCATTATCAATATGTTAGTTAATGCATTGTGTAAGCATTCCCGCAAAATACCCATGGAACGTATAAAAATATTCACCGCCAGACCCGTTTTTTTGGAATTTTGGAACACGCTTGCGGTCCCGCGCTTGACCGGCACGAATTTTTTTGCACAATCACACCCATGTTAGCCAGGGTTTGTTCAGCGGCGGTCAATGGCATTGAGGCCTACCCGGTTGAGGTTGAGGTCAACGAAGGCCATGGTGACACGATGACGGTGATTGTCGGGCTGCCCGATGCGGCAGTGCGCGAATCCCGTGATCGGGTGAATACGGCGATTGGTAATGCCGGCTTCAAATATCCGCTGGGCCGGGTGACCATCAACCTCGCTCCGGCGGATGTTAAAAAGGAAGGGCCCAGTTTTGATCTGCCCATCGCGGTGGGCATTTTGGCCGCCAGCGATCAACTGCAAACGGACCAACTGGACAATTTTGCCATGGTGGGTGAGTTGGCGTTGACTGGGGCAGTGCGGCCCGTCAAGGGTGTGTTGCCGATTGCCCTCCGGGCCCGTTCGGAAGGCAAGGCGGGGCTGTTGGTGCCGCCGGAGAATGCGGCGGAGGCGGCGGTCGTCCAGGGATTACTGGTGATTCCGGTGCGCAATTTGCGCGAGGCCGTCGCGTTTCTGGAAGGCGAGGTCAAACTCAGTCCCACCACCGTTGATTTGGGCAGCCTGTTTGATCAGGCGCCGGAGGACGAATTGGATTTTGCCGAGGTGAAGGGACAGGAATCGGTGAAGCGCGCCTTGGAAATCGCCGCCGCCGGAATGCACAATGTTCTGCTGGTCGGCCCGCCCGGCACTGGAAAATCCATGCTGGCCAAACGGCTGCCCACGATTTTGCCGCCGCTGACACTGGATGAAGCCCTGGAAACCACCAAAATTCACAGCATCGTCGGGTTGTTGTCCCCCGGCCAGGCGCTGGTGACCCGGCGTCCCTATCGCAGCCCGCATCATACCGCCAGCGACGCCGGGCTGCTGGGCGGTAATATCAATCCCACCCCCGGTGAAATTTCCCTGGCGCATAATGGTGTGCTGTTTCTCGATGAACTGCCCGAGTTCAAACGCAGCGTACTGGAGACTATGCGCCAGCCGTTGGAGGATGGCAAAGTCACCATTTCCCGCGCCGCCGGCACCATGACGTTCCCCTCGCAGTTCATGCTGGTGGCGGCCATGAATCCCACGCCGGACGGCAAGATGCCGCATGAATCCAAAAACACCCAGCGCGAGATTCAAAATTACCTGGGCCGCATTTCCGGGCCGTTGCTGGACCGCATTGACCTGCATGTCGAAGTGCCCTCGGTGAAATTCCGCGAAATCACTTCCGAGCGCGCCAGCGAAACCTCCGCGCAAATCCGGGGCCGCGTGCTGGCCGCCCGCCGGCGGCAACTCGAGCGGTTCAAGGGGCGCAAACAGGTGAATTGCAATGCCCGCATGGGCCCACGGGAATTGAAGCAATGGTGCGAATTGGATGAGCCGACCCTGGATTTGCTGAAAATGGCCATGTCCGACAAAAACCTTAGCGCCCGGGCGTACGACCGCATCCTCAAAGTCGCCCGCACCATTGCCGACCTGGAGGGCGCGGACCGCCTTTCCATCGGGCACATCTCCGAGGCGGTCGGCTTCCGGTCGCTCGACCGCCAGTTATGGGGCTGATGCGAAAGTAAAGGGATTACTTTCGGTTCTGCGCCATCAGCCGGGCTAGCAGGAAAGCCATCTCCATCGCCTGCTCATAGTTCAGGCGCGGGTCCACCGGCGACCGGTAATCCCGCGTGAGGTCGGATTCCGTGATGCCGCTGGCGCCGCCCAGGCATTCCGTCACGTTCTCCCCGGTGAGTTCGATATGCACGCCGCCGAGGTGCGCCCCCTCGTCCCGGAGGACGTTGAACGACGTCTCCAGTTCCAGTAGAATCTTCTCGAACCGCCGGGTTTTGATCCCGCCCTGCACGGTTTCCGTGTTGCCATGCATCGGGTCGCAGCACCAGAGCACCCGACGCTCCGCGTGGGTGATGGCGCGCACGAGTGGCGGCAGGCAACGGCCTGCGTTGGCGGCGCCGAACCGGTGGATGAACGTCAGGTGCCCCGCCTCGTTGCGCGGGTTCAACACCTCGGACAGCCGCACCGCGTCGTTCGGCGTCACGCTCGGTCCCAACTTGACGCCGATGGGATTTTCCAAGCCTCGGAAATATTCAATGTGCGCCCCCTGAAGATCCCGCGTGCGTTCGCCAATCCACGGAAAATGCGTCGCCAGGTTATACCACCCTGCACGCCGTGGCGGAATGCGCGTTTGCGCCTGTTCATAGTGGAGCACCAGCGCCTCATGGCTGGTGAAAAAATCCATCCGGCTGATGTCCGATATCTGACCGCCCATGAGCGTTTCCATGAACCGCAAGGACTCGCACAAGGACTCCATCATCTTCATGTATTCGCTCGCCTGTGGTGAACGTGAAACAAATCCCAAATCCCAATATTCCGGATGATGCAGGTCGGCAAAACCGCCGTCCACCAAAGCGCGGATGAAGTTGATGGTCAACCCTGATCGCTCATAGGCGCGGAGCAACAATTCCGGGTTGGGTTGGCGGTCTTCCAAGGTGAAGCCGGGGCGGTTCACCAAGTCTCCGCGAAAACTCGGCAGGGTCACGCCGTCTTTGGTCTCCATGTCGGAGGAGCGGGGTTTGGCGTATTGACCGGCGAACCGGCCAACGCGGACCACTCGTTTTTTCGCGCCCTGCATCAACACCAGGCTCATCTGCAGCAGGATTTTCAGCTTCTTGACAATGCTGCCGGATTCGCAATCCGCAAACGTTTCCGAGCAGTCGCCGCCTTGCAGCAGGAAGCATTCCCCGCGCGTGGCCGCCGCCAGTTGTTGCTTTAAATTCTCGACTTCCCAACTGCTCACCAGCGGCGGCAGGCGCGCCAGTTGGCCCAGTACCTCCTGCAGGGCCGGTTGGTTGGGGTAAACCGGTTGTTGCGCGGCAACTTTTTGTTGCCACGACGCCGGTGACCACGGGCCGCCCATGGCACTATTGGGTGTCTGCTTTGACATATCCATCTGGGGGGTAATTTGGGGCGCGTTGGCCAAAATGTAAAGCCCGGGTATTCTCCGCCCCATGGCCCCGCTCGCCCACAAGTACGGGGAACAGTTACTTTCGGTGTACTACGGACGCTCGGAGTGTGTCCGCTCAAGCCAGCACATCCCTGCCACCAGGCTGGCCAAGCGGGTTGCCACTCAGGGTGCCATAGCGCTTATGGATGTATCTGAAGAATTACCGGGTTTTACCAAAGGTCTCAAATAGATAGGTGGCGTAGTTGCGCGATACCGGGCGGATGGCCCATTTCCCCACCGACCGTTCCAACAAGCCCAAAAACGCCTCATACTCCTCCGCGCTGATCACGTTGCTGCCCAGCCATAGTGCGGCGACCTGCCAGAGGAAATCATGCGCGGCACCCAGACTTCTCCCATCGGGTCGGCGACGGAGCGTTGCGTAGATTTCTTGTATCTCCTGATCTGTCCGGTCCCCTTTGGCTTTGCAGAGGGTCATAAAATGCTTTTCAATAAAATACAAGTGCAGCACCACCTCCTTCGGGTAATACTTGAGGTCAACGGGTGGCTTCTGGTTGCCCCGGAATAATTCCCGCAAAGAAGGCACCAGCCAGACCGTCATTTTTTTGCCGTCGGACACCGGTACCGAATGCCGGTCGCTAACCCGGATGTTTCCGCGACCATCCGTCTCCAGCGCCACCGACAAGGTTTGCTGGTTCAAGCCATTGGCTTCGACCACACTGCGGAGCGAAGGGACGAGGTCAGCGGGTGGCCACGCCATGCCGTTCATTGTGTTTGGCTCAGTCATATCGTCATCAGTTTGCGTTTGCGGCGCGATCCGCCATTTGGGCTCATCCAAGCCATTGGGTGCGCCGTATGATCTGAGCAAAGCGAATTTTTGGGGGTGCTACCAGCTTTTTGTTTCGCTCCCTGGATCTCCCATAAAACGATCAAGTAAAAACCGGGCTTGCCTGCTTCAGGAGCTGGATTTAGTATTCCTCAACAATGCGCAGCGAAAAAAAGCAATGCTACCAAACCGCTTCGCGGCCAATCCGTCGGCAGGGCTGCGGTGTCTAAAACACAGTTCGACCAATATTTATGCGTGAAAAGATTAATACCGGTAATCGTATATTCAGCCTGTTCTACTTTATCACACCCATAGTGGCACTTTGGAGTCTGGCCACGGCGGTAATCGCCGAAAACAATCCCAGTAAACCCAACGTCCTGCTCATCGTCTCGGATGATCACGGCTATGCCGATGTTGGGTTCCAAGGCTGCCAGGACATCCCTACCCCGCATTTGGACCGCCTGGCGCGCGAGGGCATTCATTGCACCAGTGGCTATGTCTCCCATCCGTTCTGCAGCCCAACGCGCGCCGGGCTCATGACGGGACGCTACCAGCAGCGCTTTGGGCATGAGAATAATCCGTTTTACGATCCCAACGATCACCGTGAAGGTTTGCCCACCTCGGAAAAGCTGCTGCCCGCCCACCTGCGAGAGGCGGGATATGTAACGGGCTGGATTGGCAAATGGCATTTGGGCGCCACGCCGGAATTCCGTCCGCTGAATCGTGGTTTTTCGGAAACGTTTGGTTTCATCGGTGGCGGACATAAGTACCAGAATTGGACGCCCAATGTCGCCGTGGAATATCAGGTACCCATCGAGCGCAACGGTCAACCGGTGGAGGTCACGAATCATCTCACCATCGAGTTTGGTCATGAAGCCGATGCGTTCATCCGCCGGCATAAGTCCGATTTATGGTTCCTTTATCTTGCGTTCAATGCCCCGCATACCCCCCATGAACCCACCCCGGAGCGGCTCGCCAAATTTGCCTCCATTGCCGATCCCAAACGGCGCGCGTACGCAGCCCAGGTAAGCCTGATGGATGATGCCATTGGCGAAACGCTTGGCGCGCTGCGCGACACCGCGCAGGAACGGCGCACGCTGGTGTTTTTCTTTAGCGACAATGGCGGCCCCGTTGGCGCCATTGGCGCCAATGGTTCACTCAATACCCCACTGCGCGCCGGCAAAGGATCGGTGTACGAAGGCGGCGTAAGGGTTCCCTTTGTGGTGAGTTGGCCCGGCAAGCTTGCCGCAGGCAAGACCTATGACCAACCGGTTATTTCATTGGATGTCTTTGCCACCGCGCTGGCCTGTGCGGGAATGCCCATGCCAACGGATAAGAAGTATGACAGCGTGAACTTGCTGCCCTTCCTGACCGGTGAAAAGCCGGGAGCGCCGCACGAACGGTTATTATGGCGCAGCGGCCCGCAATTGGCGCTGCGCGAAGCACAATCCAAACTGGTGCGCCGCAAAGACCAGAAGGATGAACTGTACGACGTCATGGCTGATCTCAGTGAAAGCAACGATCTGGCGGAAACTCAGGTCGAAGCTGGGAAACGCTTGGGGACCACCCTGGATGCTTGGAACAGTGAGTTGGTCCCGCCTGCGTTCCCCGGCTTGGGCGGTCGCAATGCGGCGAAGGGTGGAAAAAAGGGGAAGAAGGCCAATCCGAAGACGGATTAAAGCATATCAGCCATTAAGACAATTAAGGACGCGCCATCCAGTCTCCAGCCTGCTTTATGCGCTTGACCCGTATCGGCGTGCGCGTATGCTTTCACCCATGAGCGCATGCAATGAAGAAAACTTAAGCCGGGAAAAGCAATGCTCCTCTTCCGCAACGCGACAAGTTCTTCCGCAACGCGACAAGTTCTTCCGCAACGCGACAAGTGAGTGCAATTTCTTCGGCAATAGGAGTATTGCTGGAATCCTCGTTGTGGCCTGTTTGTTGACGTTGGCCGCTGGGGCCGCGCAAGGCTTCTCAGTAAACATCAACTTTCAAACCAACGGCCCAACAGTGTCACCAGGGTATCTGGCGGATACCGGTCTGCTTTATGGGGACCGCGGCAATGGCTTTATA
This Verrucomicrobiota bacterium DNA region includes the following protein-coding sequences:
- the pyrH gene encoding UMP kinase, coding for MKRATKIQPKYRRILLKLSGEAMGDEHGAGFNPVRIHEFAQQIKAVRDMGVQMVVVIGGGNIFRGLQGSERGIDRTTGDYMGMLATIINALALQDGLEKIGVPTRVQSAITVSQVAESFIRRRAVRHLEKGRVVIFGGGTGNPYFSTDTAAALRANEIGAEVILKATKVDGIYDSDPKKNPTAKRFEHITYLDALQRQLKVMDSTAFSLCMDNHMPIIVFDLFKSGNLKRVVAGEKVGTLVTS
- a CDS encoding YifB family Mg chelatase-like AAA ATPase is translated as MLARVCSAAVNGIEAYPVEVEVNEGHGDTMTVIVGLPDAAVRESRDRVNTAIGNAGFKYPLGRVTINLAPADVKKEGPSFDLPIAVGILAASDQLQTDQLDNFAMVGELALTGAVRPVKGVLPIALRARSEGKAGLLVPPENAAEAAVVQGLLVIPVRNLREAVAFLEGEVKLSPTTVDLGSLFDQAPEDELDFAEVKGQESVKRALEIAAAGMHNVLLVGPPGTGKSMLAKRLPTILPPLTLDEALETTKIHSIVGLLSPGQALVTRRPYRSPHHTASDAGLLGGNINPTPGEISLAHNGVLFLDELPEFKRSVLETMRQPLEDGKVTISRAAGTMTFPSQFMLVAAMNPTPDGKMPHESKNTQREIQNYLGRISGPLLDRIDLHVEVPSVKFREITSERASETSAQIRGRVLAARRRQLERFKGRKQVNCNARMGPRELKQWCELDEPTLDLLKMAMSDKNLSARAYDRILKVARTIADLEGADRLSIGHISEAVGFRSLDRQLWG
- a CDS encoding 3-deoxy-7-phosphoheptulonate synthase class II; this encodes MSKQTPNSAMGGPWSPASWQQKVAAQQPVYPNQPALQEVLGQLARLPPLVSSWEVENLKQQLAAATRGECFLLQGGDCSETFADCESGSIVKKLKILLQMSLVLMQGAKKRVVRVGRFAGQYAKPRSSDMETKDGVTLPSFRGDLVNRPGFTLEDRQPNPELLLRAYERSGLTINFIRALVDGGFADLHHPEYWDLGFVSRSPQASEYMKMMESLCESLRFMETLMGGQISDISRMDFFTSHEALVLHYEQAQTRIPPRRAGWYNLATHFPWIGERTRDLQGAHIEYFRGLENPIGVKLGPSVTPNDAVRLSEVLNPRNEAGHLTFIHRFGAANAGRCLPPLVRAITHAERRVLWCCDPMHGNTETVQGGIKTRRFEKILLELETSFNVLRDEGAHLGGVHIELTGENVTECLGGASGITESDLTRDYRSPVDPRLNYEQAMEMAFLLARLMAQNRK
- a CDS encoding sulfatase-like hydrolase/transferase — translated: MREKINTGNRIFSLFYFITPIVALWSLATAVIAENNPSKPNVLLIVSDDHGYADVGFQGCQDIPTPHLDRLAREGIHCTSGYVSHPFCSPTRAGLMTGRYQQRFGHENNPFYDPNDHREGLPTSEKLLPAHLREAGYVTGWIGKWHLGATPEFRPLNRGFSETFGFIGGGHKYQNWTPNVAVEYQVPIERNGQPVEVTNHLTIEFGHEADAFIRRHKSDLWFLYLAFNAPHTPHEPTPERLAKFASIADPKRRAYAAQVSLMDDAIGETLGALRDTAQERRTLVFFFSDNGGPVGAIGANGSLNTPLRAGKGSVYEGGVRVPFVVSWPGKLAAGKTYDQPVISLDVFATALACAGMPMPTDKKYDSVNLLPFLTGEKPGAPHERLLWRSGPQLALREAQSKLVRRKDQKDELYDVMADLSESNDLAETQVEAGKRLGTTLDAWNSELVPPAFPGLGGRNAAKGGKKGKKANPKTD